A single genomic interval of Amblyomma americanum isolate KBUSLIRL-KWMA chromosome 11, ASM5285725v1, whole genome shotgun sequence harbors:
- the LOC144110392 gene encoding uncharacterized protein LOC144110392 isoform X1 produces MPKHVPEVSQGLLGVFAGGVESSAETAARLCRREALETMNAFACTPCGKTFSGRDPYRQHLESEKHKKKIQSASIFQACLKCEACQMTFTGPIPLEAHLASAGHAKAMAKKQPLSGLEALTSGMKTIALATPQPSTAQSGFLQCDICKIPSFPCSKDAFDHYESAEHRQRKKASQLGVEPSMYRPLGNSQPSAVTQKQLPTLPSSLLLCKAEESFGDFCKKNNIFFAC; encoded by the exons ATGCCCAAACATGTGCCGGAAgtttcgcaagggctactgggagtATTTGCAGGCGGAGTGGAGTCGTCTGCTGAGACGGCGGCCAG ACTTTGCAGAAGAGAAGCTTTGGAAACAATGAACGCCTTCGCTTGTACGCCGTGTGGAAAAACGTTCTCCGGGCGAGACCCCTACAGGCAACACTTGGAGTCTGAGAAGCACAAGAAGAAAATCCAAAGTGCTTCCATTTTCCAGGCATGCTTGAAGTGCGAGGCATGTCAGATGACATTCACAGGGCCCATTCCACTGGAAGCCCATCTGGCCAGTGCAGGGCACGCCAAGGCTATGGCAAAGAAGCAGCCATTGTCTGGACTAGAAGCACTGACCTCTGGGATGAAGACAATTGCTCTTGCAACACCTCAGCCAAGTACTGCACAAAGCG GCTTCCTGCAATGCGACATATGCAAAATTCCAAGTTTCCCGTGTTCCAAGGATGCGTTCGATCATTACGAGTCTGCTGAGCACAGGCAGCGCAAGAAGGCCTCGCAGTTGGGCGTGGAACCTTCGATGTACCGACCACTTGGAAATTCCCAACCATCTGCAGTCACCCAAAAACAACTGCCAACACTTCCCTCTTCTCTGCTTCTCTGTAAAGCTGAGGAAAGTTTTGGAGacttttgtaaaaaaaataatattttctTTGCATGTTAA
- the LOC144110392 gene encoding uncharacterized protein LOC144110392 isoform X2 — MGQSKRDVCQRGLRLRLITPLCRREALETMNAFACTPCGKTFSGRDPYRQHLESEKHKKKIQSASIFQACLKCEACQMTFTGPIPLEAHLASAGHAKAMAKKQPLSGLEALTSGMKTIALATPQPSTAQSGFLQCDICKIPSFPCSKDAFDHYESAEHRQRKKASQLGVEPSMYRPLGNSQPSAVTQKQLPTLPSSLLLCKAEESFGDFCKKNNIFFAC; from the exons ATGGGCCAATCAAAACGAGATGTATGCCAGCGCGGTCTGCGTCTTCGGTTGATAACACC ACTTTGCAGAAGAGAAGCTTTGGAAACAATGAACGCCTTCGCTTGTACGCCGTGTGGAAAAACGTTCTCCGGGCGAGACCCCTACAGGCAACACTTGGAGTCTGAGAAGCACAAGAAGAAAATCCAAAGTGCTTCCATTTTCCAGGCATGCTTGAAGTGCGAGGCATGTCAGATGACATTCACAGGGCCCATTCCACTGGAAGCCCATCTGGCCAGTGCAGGGCACGCCAAGGCTATGGCAAAGAAGCAGCCATTGTCTGGACTAGAAGCACTGACCTCTGGGATGAAGACAATTGCTCTTGCAACACCTCAGCCAAGTACTGCACAAAGCG GCTTCCTGCAATGCGACATATGCAAAATTCCAAGTTTCCCGTGTTCCAAGGATGCGTTCGATCATTACGAGTCTGCTGAGCACAGGCAGCGCAAGAAGGCCTCGCAGTTGGGCGTGGAACCTTCGATGTACCGACCACTTGGAAATTCCCAACCATCTGCAGTCACCCAAAAACAACTGCCAACACTTCCCTCTTCTCTGCTTCTCTGTAAAGCTGAGGAAAGTTTTGGAGacttttgtaaaaaaaataatattttctTTGCATGTTAA
- the LOC144110392 gene encoding uncharacterized protein LOC144110392 isoform X3, producing MGQSKQDECQRGLRLRLITPLCRREALETMNAFACTPCGKTFSGRDPYRQHLESEKHKKKIQSASIFQACLKCEACQMTFTGPIPLEAHLASAGHAKAMAKKQPLSGLEALTSGMKTIALATPQPSTAQSGFLQCDICKIPSFPCSKDAFDHYESAEHRQRKKASQLGVEPSMYRPLGNSQPSAVTQKQLPTLPSSLLLCKAEESFGDFCKKNNIFFAC from the exons ATGGGCCAATCCAAACAAGATGAATGCCAGCGCGGTCTGCGTCTTCGGTTGATAACACC ACTTTGCAGAAGAGAAGCTTTGGAAACAATGAACGCCTTCGCTTGTACGCCGTGTGGAAAAACGTTCTCCGGGCGAGACCCCTACAGGCAACACTTGGAGTCTGAGAAGCACAAGAAGAAAATCCAAAGTGCTTCCATTTTCCAGGCATGCTTGAAGTGCGAGGCATGTCAGATGACATTCACAGGGCCCATTCCACTGGAAGCCCATCTGGCCAGTGCAGGGCACGCCAAGGCTATGGCAAAGAAGCAGCCATTGTCTGGACTAGAAGCACTGACCTCTGGGATGAAGACAATTGCTCTTGCAACACCTCAGCCAAGTACTGCACAAAGCG GCTTCCTGCAATGCGACATATGCAAAATTCCAAGTTTCCCGTGTTCCAAGGATGCGTTCGATCATTACGAGTCTGCTGAGCACAGGCAGCGCAAGAAGGCCTCGCAGTTGGGCGTGGAACCTTCGATGTACCGACCACTTGGAAATTCCCAACCATCTGCAGTCACCCAAAAACAACTGCCAACACTTCCCTCTTCTCTGCTTCTCTGTAAAGCTGAGGAAAGTTTTGGAGacttttgtaaaaaaaataatattttctTTGCATGTTAA
- the LOC144110392 gene encoding uncharacterized protein LOC144110392 isoform X4, with the protein MNAFACTPCGKTFSGRDPYRQHLESEKHKKKIQSASIFQACLKCEACQMTFTGPIPLEAHLASAGHAKAMAKKQPLSGLEALTSGMKTIALATPQPSTAQSGFLQCDICKIPSFPCSKDAFDHYESAEHRQRKKASQLGVEPSMYRPLGNSQPSAVTQKQLPTLPSSLLLCKAEESFGDFCKKNNIFFAC; encoded by the exons ATGAACGCCTTCGCTTGTACGCCGTGTGGAAAAACGTTCTCCGGGCGAGACCCCTACAGGCAACACTTGGAGTCTGAGAAGCACAAGAAGAAAATCCAAAGTGCTTCCATTTTCCAGGCATGCTTGAAGTGCGAGGCATGTCAGATGACATTCACAGGGCCCATTCCACTGGAAGCCCATCTGGCCAGTGCAGGGCACGCCAAGGCTATGGCAAAGAAGCAGCCATTGTCTGGACTAGAAGCACTGACCTCTGGGATGAAGACAATTGCTCTTGCAACACCTCAGCCAAGTACTGCACAAAGCG GCTTCCTGCAATGCGACATATGCAAAATTCCAAGTTTCCCGTGTTCCAAGGATGCGTTCGATCATTACGAGTCTGCTGAGCACAGGCAGCGCAAGAAGGCCTCGCAGTTGGGCGTGGAACCTTCGATGTACCGACCACTTGGAAATTCCCAACCATCTGCAGTCACCCAAAAACAACTGCCAACACTTCCCTCTTCTCTGCTTCTCTGTAAAGCTGAGGAAAGTTTTGGAGacttttgtaaaaaaaataatattttctTTGCATGTTAA
- the MFS16 gene encoding major facilitator superfamily transporter 16: MTSETMAPLGLRLLQLAFRKCCASLSPERRLSCYRGFILLSTFLAYTCYHMTRRPLSVVKSVLHQDCRYAPPDASVVVVTNNSRTWCNWAPFGGHDAPQLFSYLDSIYLFTYAACMYVSGFVAERMHLRYFLGLGMLLSALSTHVFGMGYSLGIHSFAFYFIVQLFGGAFQSTGWPSVVTCVGNWFGRKKRGLIFGVWNAHTSVGNILGAYISGKFVTYNWGLSFVVPAAICGLVGVLVVLFLTPYPEEVGCESPRRSSASLQTSMSSTVVRPDDEEDSTFNEEEERCLLENRLKRESEKQAVTFCQALCIPGVLEFSMALFFAKLVSYTFLFWLPFYIHASTTFDSADSAFISTVFDFGGIVGGVLAGYLSDRTGASAITCIAFLVAAVPMMFVYEHFGTISLIMNLALQGIAGLLINGPYALITTAVSAELGTHPTVSGSSKALATVTAIIDGTGSVGAAVGPLLAGIILQFGWNTVFYMVMASDLLAVLCLLRVAKHEWLRLRSRKTSQVTVN; the protein is encoded by the coding sequence ATGACCAGCGAAACGATGGCTCCGCTCGGACTGCGGCTGCTGCAGCTGGCCTTCCGCAAGTGCTGCGCGTCGCTGTCGCCCGAGCGGCGGCTCTCGTGCTACCGCGGCTTCATCCTGCTGTCCACGTTCCTGGCGTACACCTGCTACCACATGACGCGGCGGCCTCTGAGCGTCGTCAAGTCTGTCCTCCACCAGGACTGTCGGTACGCCCCGCCCGACGCGTCGGTCGTCGTCGTGACCAACAACAGCCGTACGTGGTGCAACTGGGCTCCGTTCGGCGGCCACGACGCGCCGCAGCTCTTCTCGTACCTGGACTCCATCTACCTGTTCACCTACGCCGCGTGCATGTACGTGAGCGGGTTCGTGGCGGAGCGTATGCACCTGCGCTACTTCCTCGGGCTCGGCATGCTTCTGAGCGCGCTCAGCACGCACGTTTTCGGCATGGGCTACAGCCTCGGCATCCACAGCTTCGCCTTTTACTTCATCGTGCAGTTGTTCGGCGGCGCGTTCCAGAGCACGGGCTGGCCCAGCGTCGTCACCTGCGTTGGCAACTGGTTCGGCAGAAAGAAGCGCGGCCTCATCTTCGGCGTCTGGAACGCGCACACCTCGGTGGGCAACATACTGGGCGCCTACATTTCCGGAAAGTTCGTCACCTACAACTGGGGCCTGTCCTTCGTCGTCCCCGCCGCCATATGCGGCCTGGTGGGGGTGCTGGTCGTGCTCTTCCTGACGCCCTATCCCGAGGAAGTGGGCTGCGAGTCGCCCAGGCGGAGCTCGGCCTCGCTGCAGACCTCCATGTCCTCGACCGTCGTCCGCCCCGACGACGAGGAGGACTCGACGTTCAACGAGGAGGAGGAGCGCTGCCTCCTGGAGAACAGGCTCAAGAGGGAGAGCGAGAAGCAGGCTGTCACCTTCTGCCAGGCGCTGTGCATCCCCGGCGTGCTGGAGTTCTCGATGGCGCTCTTCTTCGCCAAGCTGGTCAGCTACACGTTCCTCTTCTGGCTTCCCTTCTACATCCACGCGTCCACCACGTTCGACTCCGCCGACTCCGCCTTCATCTCGACGGTGTTCGACTTCGGCGGCATTGTTGGCGGCGTCCTCGCCGGATACCTCTCGGATCGGACCGGAGCCAGCGCCATCACCTGCATAGCCTTCCTCGTGGCCGCGGTGCCCATGATGTTCGTCTACGAACACTTCGGCACCATCAGCCTCATCATGAACCTCGCCCTGCAGGGCATCGCTGGCCTGCTCATCAACGGCCCTTACGCTCTGATCACAACTGCCGTCTCCGCAGAGCTCGGCACACACCCGACCGTGTCCGGCAGCTCGAAGGCGCTGGCGACGGTGACGGCCATTATCGACGGCACAGGTTCCGTAGGTGCTGCCGTAGGTCCCCTCCTAGCGGGGATTATATTGCAGTTCGGTTGGAACACTGTCTTTTATATGGTCATGGCGTCGGATTTGCTAGCCGTGCTGTGCCTTCTTAGAGTTGCCAAGCACGAGTGGCTGAGGCTCCGGTCTCGGAAAACTTCGCAGGTGACCGTTAACTAG